CGGCTGGGCGGCCGCGCACATCGACGACGTGCTCAACGCCCTGCCCGCGCGCCTGACCGCGCTGACCTACGCCCTGCTCGGCAACACCCGTCGTGCGCTCGCCTGCTGGCGTGTGCAGGCGCCGGCCTGGGACAGCCCCAACGCCGGCCCAGTCATGGCGGCTGGCGCCGGCGCCCTCGGCGTGGCACTGGGCGGTGGTGCGATCTACCACGGCCAGTGGGAGGAGCGCCCGCCGCTGGGCGAAGGCCCAGCACCGGATGCCGGCTCGCTCCGCGCCGCCATCGCGCTGGTGCGTCGCGGCACGCTGCTGTGGCTGGCCGTCGCCACCGGCCTTGCGCTGATCCTGCACTTCACGGGGCTAGCCCATGCTTGAGCACGGCGGCCGCCTGCGTCGCGCGGCGCAACGCTACGGCATTCCACTGGACGACTGGCTCGACCTGTCGACCGGCATCAATCCGCATGCCTACCCTGCGCCGGCTATCCCGGCGTCGGCCTGGCACCGCCTCCCGGAAGAGGACGACGGTCTGGAGGCCGCCGCCGGCGCCTATTACGGCAGCACTGCGCTACTGCCCGTCGCCGGCTCGCAACCTGCAATCCAGTGCCTGCCCTCGGTGTTGCCCGGCGCACGTGTCAGTCTGCTGGCGCCGAGCTATGCGGAGCATGCCCATGCCTGGCGCGAGCGCCGGCCTCGCTTCTTCACCGCCCACATCCACGCGGCGGAAGCTGCGGTGGACCACAGCGACATCGTCGTGCTGGTGCAGCCCAACAACCCGACCGGCGCCCATTTCGAGCGCGCCCGGCTGCTCGACTGGCACGCCCGGCTCGCTGCCCGCGGTGGCTGGCTGGTGGTGGACGAAGCCTTCATCGACGACACGCCGGCGGCCAGCCTGGTCCCGCTCGCGGGCGCCGACGGGCTGGTGGTGCTGCGCTCGCTGGGCAAGTTCTTCGGCCTCGCCGGCGCGCGGGTCGGCTTCGTCTTCGGCCCCGAGGCCGTGCGCACGCGGCTGGAGGAACGGCTGGGTCCATGGACGATCGGCGGTCCGGCACGGCATGTGGCGCGCGTGGCCCTGAACGACACGGTCTGGCAGGCCGCCATGCGCGAGCGGCTAGCCAGTGAGGGCGAGCGCCTCACGCAGGTGCTGAGCGCTGCCGGACTCGGTGCTGCCACCGGACCCTCGCTATTCAAATGGGTGCAGCGTGCCGACGCCGCACAGTTGCACGACGCACTGGCGCGGCGCGGCATCCTCGTCCGCCTGTTCGAGCAGCCCGCTGCGCTGCGCTTCGGCCTGCCAGCGGGCGAAGCCGGCTGGACACGGCTGGAGCAGGCCCTGGCGGAATGCCTCGGGGCACCGCGAGACACGGGCTGGCAAGGCGTGCGACACCCGCCCCCGACAACCGCAACGGACTCCACGCAATGAACCGACCCTCACACCGCCCCGGCATCGCCCGCAGCTTCGTCTTTTTCACCCTCTGCGTCGCGGCCGCCCTGTCACAACCAGCGCACGCCGCCATCGACCTCACCGACGACGCCGGCAACACCGTGCGGCTCGAGACGCCGGCCAAGCGCATCGTCAGCCTCGCGCCGCACATCACCGAGTTGCTCTTCGCCGCCGGCGCGGGCCCGGCGGTCGTCGGCGTGGTGGCCTACAGCGACTACCCGCCCGAGGCGACGGCGCTGCCCCAGGTGGGCGGCTACACGAAGGTGGATCTCGAGGCGGTTGCCGCCCTGCGCCCCGACCTCGTCGTCGCCTGGCGCAGCGGCAACCGCGATACCCACCTCGACCGCCTGCGCGCACTGGGTATCCCGGTATTCATCAACGAGCCGCGCAGTCTGGACGACGTCGCCCGCAGCCTCGAACAGATCGGCCAGCTGGCGGGAACCGACGGCGTGGCGAACGAGGCTGCGCAGACGTTCCGCGCGCGTCATGCGGCCCTGGCCACGCGCTACCGCGAGCGCCCGGCGGTGCGCACCTTCTACCAGATCTGGGACCGGCCGCTGATGACCGTCAACGACGAACACCTGATCGCCGACGTCATCCGCCTGTGCGGCGGACGCAACGTCTTCGGCGAGCTCGGTACGCTGGCACCGACCGTTGGCGTGGAAGCGGTGCTGGCGGCCAACCCGGAGGCCATCGTCGCCAGCGGCATGGGCGTCGCCCGCCCGGA
This genomic window from Thauera humireducens contains:
- the cobD gene encoding threonine-phosphate decarboxylase CobD — protein: MLEHGGRLRRAAQRYGIPLDDWLDLSTGINPHAYPAPAIPASAWHRLPEEDDGLEAAAGAYYGSTALLPVAGSQPAIQCLPSVLPGARVSLLAPSYAEHAHAWRERRPRFFTAHIHAAEAAVDHSDIVVLVQPNNPTGAHFERARLLDWHARLAARGGWLVVDEAFIDDTPAASLVPLAGADGLVVLRSLGKFFGLAGARVGFVFGPEAVRTRLEERLGPWTIGGPARHVARVALNDTVWQAAMRERLASEGERLTQVLSAAGLGAATGPSLFKWVQRADAAQLHDALARRGILVRLFEQPAALRFGLPAGEAGWTRLEQALAECLGAPRDTGWQGVRHPPPTTATDSTQ
- a CDS encoding cobalamin-binding protein, whose protein sequence is MNRPSHRPGIARSFVFFTLCVAAALSQPAHAAIDLTDDAGNTVRLETPAKRIVSLAPHITELLFAAGAGPAVVGVVAYSDYPPEATALPQVGGYTKVDLEAVAALRPDLVVAWRSGNRDTHLDRLRALGIPVFINEPRSLDDVARSLEQIGQLAGTDGVANEAAQTFRARHAALATRYRERPAVRTFYQIWDRPLMTVNDEHLIADVIRLCGGRNVFGELGTLAPTVGVEAVLAANPEAIVASGMGVARPEWLDQWKRWPDLRANAGGNLFFIPPDILQRHTPRILDGATQLCEQLETVRVRRGDAPAPAVQ